The proteins below are encoded in one region of Mycobacterium sp. 3519A:
- a CDS encoding thiolase family protein, which translates to MTEAYLLGGVRTPFARYGGSLSHLRLDDLLGLALVGACERVGVDRDQIEDIIAGCVNPAHEGMGDLARWAALAAGFPDSAAGATINRFCGSSLSAMAMTAHAIKAGDLGIGIACGAESMSRSGFAYMKGEAPFSPRGPQLLLDTMWSGAGGPPNPVLLGRNAYIGMIETAQNVADRYQLTREEIDTFALRSQQHARAARDSGRLAKEIMPVTIPATRKAVQRTISHDEFIRDDTTLEQLAALPAQPGTTQMTAGNSTPLSDGAAALILASAARAADLGVVPLARVVSSAVYGNDPLFMGIAPAWALPLALRRAGLTPEQIDVWEIHEAFSAQALGVLRELPNQLDGFRVPDDKLTPNGGAVAIGHPFGATGVRYALTLAIELRERHLRYGAIGVCIGSGQGVAMVLENPQAS; encoded by the coding sequence ATGACCGAGGCCTATCTCCTTGGCGGTGTACGCACACCGTTCGCCCGGTACGGCGGGTCTCTGTCGCATCTACGCCTCGACGACCTGCTGGGCCTGGCCCTGGTCGGGGCATGCGAACGCGTCGGTGTCGATCGCGATCAGATCGAAGACATCATCGCCGGATGCGTGAATCCCGCGCATGAAGGCATGGGAGATCTCGCCCGCTGGGCCGCGCTGGCCGCCGGGTTCCCAGACAGTGCGGCGGGGGCCACCATCAACCGGTTCTGCGGATCCTCACTGAGCGCCATGGCCATGACCGCGCATGCGATCAAAGCCGGCGACCTCGGGATCGGGATCGCCTGCGGCGCCGAGTCGATGTCGCGCTCCGGGTTCGCGTACATGAAAGGCGAAGCCCCGTTCAGCCCGCGGGGACCCCAATTGCTGCTCGACACCATGTGGTCCGGTGCAGGCGGCCCACCGAACCCGGTCTTGCTGGGCCGCAACGCCTACATCGGCATGATCGAAACCGCGCAGAACGTCGCCGATCGTTACCAACTCACTAGAGAAGAGATCGATACGTTCGCGCTGCGCTCCCAACAGCACGCCCGTGCCGCCCGCGATTCGGGCAGGCTCGCCAAAGAAATCATGCCCGTGACCATCCCTGCGACCCGAAAAGCCGTGCAGCGCACCATAAGTCATGACGAATTCATCCGTGACGACACCACACTCGAGCAGTTGGCGGCCTTACCCGCCCAGCCCGGCACCACCCAGATGACGGCGGGTAACTCCACACCGCTGTCCGACGGGGCCGCGGCACTGATCCTGGCATCGGCCGCACGGGCCGCCGACCTCGGCGTCGTCCCACTGGCCCGGGTGGTGTCCTCGGCGGTCTACGGTAACGATCCATTGTTCATGGGGATCGCTCCGGCCTGGGCGCTGCCGCTGGCACTACGACGCGCGGGCTTGACGCCCGAACAAATCGATGTTTGGGAAATCCACGAGGCCTTCAGTGCGCAGGCCCTCGGTGTACTGCGGGAGTTGCCCAACCAACTCGACGGGTTCCGAGTTCCCGACGACAAACTCACGCCCAACGGGGGCGCCGTGGCCATCGGGCATCCATTCGGCGCCACTGGTGTGCGTTATGCGCTGACCCTTGCCATCGAACTACGCGAGCGACATCTGCGTTACGGTGCCATCGGTGTCTGCATCGGATCCGGCCAAGGCGTGGCCATGGTGCTGGAAAACCCGCAGGCTTCTTGA
- a CDS encoding MspA family porin, whose translation MVNRFVALAFCSLIPLGLAPIASADPDDDGPPPDTGVVESSLPTVVTSPDGWVLTVVAKDETQLPVAPLTTAVSSREYLVGGTFTGTVTGSGKTTLSGGTLEAGYQIGCGIELGQVRLIGQAGISTSGSSITGGLIPTGISFPLSGTIEIHPKPGTVSTVTVDKKTFKAAPVRVTLKDTHVKVDGCVGQSFIRSYATLTSSTTDTDDVAAYYGVTKAV comes from the coding sequence ATCGTGAATCGCTTTGTCGCACTGGCATTCTGCTCGCTGATCCCGCTCGGCCTCGCGCCGATCGCGTCGGCCGACCCCGACGATGACGGCCCACCGCCAGACACCGGCGTTGTCGAATCCTCTCTCCCGACCGTGGTGACCTCCCCGGACGGTTGGGTGCTGACCGTGGTTGCCAAGGACGAGACCCAGTTGCCGGTGGCGCCGTTGACGACGGCCGTCTCCTCGCGCGAGTACCTGGTGGGCGGCACCTTCACCGGCACGGTCACCGGCAGCGGCAAGACGACGCTGAGCGGCGGCACACTGGAGGCCGGCTACCAGATCGGTTGCGGCATCGAACTCGGCCAGGTCCGTCTCATCGGCCAGGCCGGTATCAGCACCTCGGGTTCGTCGATCACCGGCGGCTTGATCCCGACCGGCATCAGCTTCCCGCTGTCCGGCACCATCGAGATCCACCCGAAGCCGGGCACGGTGTCGACGGTCACCGTCGACAAGAAGACGTTCAAGGCCGCGCCGGTCCGCGTCACGCTGAAGGACACCCACGTCAAGGTCGACGGCTGCGTCGGTCAGTCCTTCATCCGGTCGTACGCCACGCTGACGAGTTCGACCACCGATACCGACGACGTGGCGGCGTACTACGGCGTCACCAAAGCGGTCTGA
- a CDS encoding MspA family porin: MLNRFAMLASVCVAIPVATVAPLAHADPPPPPDPAVPVNATNPLPPEGAVPSGPPGVLDTPDGWHLEVVGSNETQLPVAPLTTAITSREYLIAGTFTGRISGSGKTKLNGGSMEAGEQIGCGIISDETEVNPGANFTPGISIPFTGNATGGFGVSLQAKVYLKPGTVTTVAIDKKSFKGTTTRITITGVRIKTDQCAGQSFIRSYATLTSSTDNTDDVITYLGVTKAV, translated from the coding sequence ATGTTGAATCGCTTTGCCATGTTGGCATCCGTCTGCGTTGCGATACCGGTCGCGACCGTCGCGCCCCTCGCGCACGCCGATCCTCCTCCCCCACCCGATCCGGCGGTACCTGTGAATGCCACCAACCCGTTGCCGCCGGAAGGCGCCGTCCCGTCAGGCCCTCCTGGAGTGCTCGACACCCCGGACGGATGGCACCTCGAGGTGGTCGGCAGCAATGAGACCCAGTTGCCGGTCGCCCCGCTGACCACAGCGATCACGTCGCGCGAATACCTGATCGCGGGCACCTTCACCGGCAGGATCAGCGGCAGCGGCAAGACCAAGCTGAACGGCGGATCGATGGAGGCAGGCGAGCAGATCGGCTGCGGCATCATCTCCGACGAAACGGAGGTCAACCCCGGCGCCAACTTCACCCCGGGCATCTCGATTCCGTTCACAGGCAACGCGACCGGCGGCTTCGGCGTCAGCCTACAGGCCAAGGTGTACCTCAAGCCCGGCACCGTGACGACCGTGGCCATCGACAAGAAGTCGTTCAAGGGCACCACGACTCGCATCACGATCACAGGCGTGCGGATCAAAACCGACCAGTGCGCCGGCCAATCCTTCATCCGCTCGTACGCCACGCTGACGAGCTCGACCGACAACACCGACGACGTCATCACCTACCTCGGCGTCACCAAGGCCGTTTAA
- a CDS encoding sensor domain-containing protein: MSGAAVPTKSVPDSVLTESMLTADELNTVLGTTGMTPHTPVSQMSDNRNLLPNLNCLGVWQVNQSSIYESSNWKSVRQQLVRAPDNEQWNYLVVQSIVSYRTADAAHKFLTESADRWSKCTNHTLNIQLNGQTLPKWVSGDLAKSDTQLAMPFVRGTGDQTRSCQHSLSLVANLILDVQACRPQQQSADGDAVTVAGKITSKLPR, translated from the coding sequence GTGTCGGGCGCAGCCGTGCCGACGAAGTCGGTGCCGGATTCGGTGTTGACGGAGTCGATGCTGACCGCGGACGAATTGAACACGGTGCTGGGCACGACCGGCATGACACCGCACACGCCAGTATCGCAGATGAGCGACAACCGCAATCTGCTGCCTAACCTGAACTGTCTGGGCGTGTGGCAGGTCAATCAATCGTCGATCTACGAGTCGAGCAACTGGAAGTCGGTGCGCCAGCAGCTCGTTCGCGCACCGGACAACGAGCAGTGGAACTATCTCGTGGTGCAGTCCATCGTGTCCTACCGCACCGCCGACGCGGCGCACAAGTTCTTGACCGAGTCGGCTGACCGATGGTCGAAGTGCACCAATCACACGCTCAACATCCAACTCAACGGACAGACCTTGCCGAAGTGGGTCAGTGGCGACCTCGCGAAGAGCGATACCCAACTCGCGATGCCATTCGTGCGCGGCACCGGCGATCAAACCAGGTCGTGCCAGCATTCACTGTCGCTGGTGGCGAACTTGATCCTCGACGTGCAGGCGTGTAGGCCGCAACAGCAGTCCGCGGACGGCGACGCTGTAACTGTCGCAGGCAAGATCACGTCGAAACTGCCTCGCTGA
- a CDS encoding PE-PPE domain-containing protein has protein sequence MSNTASKRVSRVAVGIAAVGVATTVATVAATQPASISTPLVDLTALIVVGSSTHPDGSGNENFFNGMFNAPPYNSGDDLEHVNFFTGPFGINQALQAHSGEDNAVLSSGWGAANASLLLMALQATKDPVLAKTVFILDNNVARPDGGFGTRYPWFALIGVNPIPSPTNTDALGVVDVGYQYDYNSNAPADVLNPVAAVNSLVAYLYRRLNQNDLDLPVNPDGSPAVTCGSANTCGVTDKGDVLPCPDARCADVPEGDRVAAYVTQRGTTTYVTYTTNGLPLTNLIRDVVPFGNTIADLTEPVLTAIVNSAYPRGNPIPADPSKYQPATPFSSLPQLVSTALDHPTSASHAAASTISETSATDSTPKIAADEPTVEKKRPKRHVVRDSKKAVPAATAESEPPSRSDSDVAVDNPTKTEPDDRGASTHNQDEPKHGKDEKPDKS, from the coding sequence GTGAGCAACACCGCATCGAAGCGCGTGAGCAGAGTCGCCGTCGGGATCGCCGCCGTCGGCGTCGCAACGACCGTAGCAACGGTTGCTGCCACACAACCGGCGTCTATCTCGACTCCGTTGGTCGACCTGACGGCACTGATCGTCGTCGGCAGCTCGACCCACCCCGACGGTAGCGGCAACGAGAACTTCTTCAACGGGATGTTCAACGCCCCGCCCTACAACTCCGGTGACGACCTCGAGCACGTCAACTTCTTCACCGGCCCGTTCGGCATCAACCAGGCGCTGCAGGCCCATTCAGGCGAGGACAACGCGGTGCTCTCGTCGGGCTGGGGCGCGGCCAACGCCAGCCTGCTGCTGATGGCTCTGCAGGCCACGAAGGATCCCGTGCTCGCCAAGACGGTGTTCATCCTCGACAACAACGTCGCCCGGCCAGACGGCGGCTTCGGGACCCGTTATCCATGGTTCGCCCTCATCGGCGTGAACCCGATCCCGTCGCCCACCAACACCGACGCCCTCGGCGTGGTCGACGTTGGCTACCAGTACGACTACAACTCCAACGCGCCGGCCGACGTGCTGAATCCCGTCGCCGCAGTCAACTCCCTTGTCGCGTACCTGTACCGCCGCCTCAACCAGAATGACCTTGATCTACCGGTCAATCCCGACGGATCACCCGCCGTCACCTGCGGTAGTGCCAACACCTGCGGCGTCACGGACAAGGGCGACGTCCTGCCATGCCCGGACGCGCGGTGCGCCGATGTCCCGGAAGGTGACCGGGTCGCCGCGTACGTCACGCAGCGCGGGACGACGACGTACGTCACCTACACGACCAACGGGCTGCCGCTGACGAATCTGATTCGCGACGTGGTGCCGTTCGGCAACACGATCGCCGACCTGACCGAACCGGTGTTGACCGCGATCGTCAACTCCGCCTACCCCCGCGGCAACCCCATTCCTGCCGACCCGAGCAAGTACCAGCCCGCGACTCCGTTCTCGTCGCTGCCTCAGCTGGTCTCGACGGCACTCGACCACCCGACCTCCGCGAGCCATGCTGCGGCCTCGACGATCTCGGAGACCTCGGCGACCGATTCCACGCCGAAGATCGCCGCCGACGAGCCGACCGTCGAGAAGAAGCGACCGAAGCGTCACGTGGTGCGCGACAGCAAGAAGGCCGTGCCCGCGGCCACCGCCGAGAGCGAACCGCCGTCAAGATCGGATTCCGATGTGGCCGTTGACAACCCGACCAAGACCGAGCCAGATGACCGTGGCGCGTCGACTCACAACCAGGACGAGCCGAAACACGGCAAGGACGAAAAGCCCGACAAGTCCTAG